One window of the Camelina sativa cultivar DH55 chromosome 1, Cs, whole genome shotgun sequence genome contains the following:
- the LOC104781311 gene encoding PYK10-binding protein 1, with product MAQKVEAQGGKGGNQWDDGSGHDAVTKIQVGAGALGIQYVQFNYVKNGKTEEAPLRGIKGRVIPADPFVINHPEEYLVSVEGWSNPEGLIQGLKFKSNKKTSDVIGYDDGTQFTLQVKDKKIIGFHGFAGENLHSLGAYFSPLTTSTSLTSAKKLPALGSDEGTAWDDGAYHGVKKVYIGQGQDGVSAVKFEYANGSEVVVGAERGKVTLLGFEEFDIDHPSEYITAVEGTCDKIFGSTSAVITMLRFKTNKRTSNPFGLDAGVPFVLKEEGHKFVGFHGKATEVLHQFGGHVVPITN from the exons atgGCTCAAAAGGTGGAAGCACAAGGAGGGAAAGGAGGCAACCAATGGGACGATGGATCGGGACATGATGCCGTAACCAAGATTCAGGTCGGAGCAGGTGCACTCGGCATTCAATACGTTCAGTTCAACTATGTCAAGAACGGAAAAACTGAAGAAGCTCCTCTTCGCGGTATCAAAGGCCGTGTTATCCCAGCTGATCCG TTTGTGATCAACCATCCAGAGGAGTACTTGGTTTCTGTAGAAGGTTGGTCTAACCCTGAAGGTCTTATTCAAGGGCTTAAGTTCAAATCCAACAAGAAAACTTCTGATGTCATTGGATACGATGATGGTACTCAATTCACTCTCCAAGTTAAAGACAAGAAGATCATTGGCTTTCATGGGTTTGCCGGAGAGAATCTTCATTCTCTTGGGGCTTATTTTTCCCCGTTGACTACTTCAACCTCACTGACTTCTGCTAAGAAGCTCCCTGCACTTGGTAGTGATGAAGGAACTGCATGGGACGATGGTGCTTACCATGGTGTTAAGAAGGTGTATATAGGTCAAGGCCAAGATGGTGTGTCAGCCGTTAAGTTTGAGTATGCCAATGGTTCTGAAGTGGTTGTTGGAGCTGAACGTGGAAAGGTGACTCTACTCGGATTCGAAGAG TTTGATATTGATCATCCGAGTGAATACATCACGGCGGTGGAGGGCACCTGTGATAAAATCTTTGGGAGTACCTCTGCGGTTATTACCATGCTTAGGTTCAAGACTAACAAGCGAACATCTAATCCCTTTGGGCTTGATGCTGGCGTACCATTCGTACTCAAAGAGGAAGGCCACAAGTTTGTTGGGTTCCATGGAAAAGCCACTGAGGTGCTTCATCAATTTGGAGGCCATGTCGTCCCCATCACCAACTGA
- the LOC104781319 gene encoding jacalin-related lectin 32, which translates to MDHQTLSLSISYQVIYEGLTKRKQKMAHKVEAQGGKGGAVWDDGVYDGVRKVHVGQSQDGVSFINVVYEKESQEVVGGEHGKKSLLGFETFEVDADDYIVAVKVTYDKIFGYDSDVITSITFNTFKGKNSPPYGLDTENKFVLEEKKGGKKFVLKGKNGGKLVGFHGRAGEIIYALGAYFTTTTTPLVPAKKLPAVGGDGGAAWDDGAYDGVKKVYVGQDQDGISAVKFVYSMGAEDIVGDEHGNDTLLGYEEFQLDYPSEYIIAVEGTYDKIFGSEADVINMLRFKTNKRTSTPFGIEAGIAFELKEEGYKIVGFHGKVNDLLHQFGVHVLPITN; encoded by the exons ATGGATCaccaaactctctctctatctatctcttaTCAG GTAATATACGAAGGACTAaccaaaagaaagcaaaagatgGCTCATAAGGTGGAAGCGCAAGGAGGTAAGGGAGGAGCTGTATGGGATGATGGTGTTTACGACGGTGTTAGAAAGGTGCATGTAGGGCAAAGCCAAGATGGTGTGTCGTTTATCAACGTTGTGTACGAGAAGGAATCACAGGAGGTTGTCGGAGGTGAACATGGAAAAAAGTCACTACTTGGATTCGAAACG TTTGAGGTGGATGCAGACGACTACATCGTAGCAGTGAAAGTGACCTACGACAAAATATTTGGCTATGACTCCGACGTAATCACATCTATCACCTTCAATACATTCAAGGGAAAAAACTCACCACCTTATGGATTGGATACTGAAAACAAGTTTGTACTCGAGGAAAAAAAAGGTGGCAAGAAGTTTGTACTCAAGGGAAAAAATGGTGGCAAACTTGTTGGGTTCCATGGACGTGCTGGCGAAATCATATATGCTCTTGGAGCGTATTTCACTACAACCACAACTCCTTTGGTACCAGCCAAGAAACTACCGGCAGTTGGTGGTGACGGCGGAGCTGCATGGGATGATGGTGCTTACGATGGTGTTAAGAAAGTGTATGTAGGGCAAGACCAAGATGGTATATCTGCCGTCAAGTTTGTGTACAGCATGGGTGCTGAGGATATTGTAGGAGATGAACATGGAAATGATACTCTACTTGGATATGAAGAG TTCCAACTTGACTATCCAAGTGAATACATCATCGCGGTTGAAGGCACATACGATAAAATTTTTGGTAGTGAAGCCGACGTCATAAATATGCTTAGGTTCAAAACTAATAAGCGAACGTCTACACCCTTTGGAATTGAAGCTGGTATAGCCTTCGAGCTCAAAGAGGAAGGTTACAAGATCGTCGGGTTCCACGGAAAAGTCAATGATTTGCTTCATCAGTTTGGAGTCCATGTCCTTCCGATCACAAACTGA
- the LOC104705042 gene encoding jacalin-related lectin 33-like: MAQKVEVKGGKGGNQWDDGSEHDAVTKIQAAASGNGIQYVKFDYVKSGKTEEAPLRGVKGHSIAAYPHLQFVINNPEEHLVSVEGWYNPEGLIQGLKFKSNKKTFDVIGYEDGTPFRLQFQDKKIIGFHGFAGDYVHSLGAYFAPLLTSSTPLIPPIKQEAGGGTGGASWDDGVHDGVRKVHVGQGQDGVSSINIVYKKGSQEVGRGEHGKKRLLGFETFEVDEDDYIVAVQVTHDKVYVLGFETFEVDEDDYIVAVQVTHDKVYGQVSDIITSLTFYTFKGKTSPPYGLETENKFLLKGKNGGKLVGFHGRAGEALHALGAYFATTTTPLTPLTPPPKKLLAIGGDKGNAWDDNAYDGVKKVYVGQAQDGVSVVKFVYDKDAQDIVGGEHGKSTLLGFEEVLRFYFISKYILYLTIKEKQLAMSILVYIIWFKTNKKTSSPFGLEAGTAFALKEEGHKIVGFHGKASELLHQFGVHVMPITN; the protein is encoded by the exons ATGGCTCAAAAAGTTGAAGTAAAAGGAGGAAAAGGAGGTAACCAATGGGATGATGGATCGGAACACGATGCTGTGACCAAGATTCAGGCCGCAGCAAGCGGGAACGGCATTCAATATGTTAAGTTCGACTATGTTAAGAGCGGAAAAACTGAAGAAGCCCCTCTTCGCGGTGTCAAGGGCCATAGTATCGCAGCTTACCCG CATCTACAGTTTGTGATTAACAATCCAGAGGAGCATCTAGTTTCGGTAGAAGGTTGGTATAACCCTGAAGGTCTCATTCAAGGGCTTAAGTTCAAATCCAACAAGAAGACTTTTGATGTCATTGGATACGAAGATGGTACTCCATTTAGGCTCCaatttcaagacaagaagaTCATTGGCTTTCATGGGTTTGCCGGAGATTATGTCCACTCTCTAGGAGCTTACTTTGCTCCATTATTAACTTCCAGTACTCCTTTGATCCCTCCTATTAAGCAAGAGGCAGGGGGAGGTACCGGAGGAGCCTCATGGGATGATGGTGTACACGATGGCGTTAGAAAGGTGCATGTAGGGCAAGGCCAAGACGGTGTGTCGTCTATCAATATCGTGTACAAGAAGGGTTCTCAGGAGGTTGGAAGAGGTGAACATGGCAAGAAAAGGCTTCTTGGATTCGAAACG TTTGAGGTTGATGAAGACGACTACATCGTAGCAGTGCAGGTGACCCACGACAAAGTATATG TTCTTGGATTCGAAACG TTTGAGGTTGATGAAGACGACTACATCGTAGCAGTGCAGGTGACCCACGACAAAGTATATGGCCAAGTCTCTGACATCATCACATCTCTTACCTTCTATACATTCAAGGGTAAAACCTCTCCACCCTATGGGTTGGAAACCGAAAATAAGTTTTTACTCAAGGGCAAAAATGGTGGAAAACTTGTTGGGTTCCATGGACGTGCTGGTGAAGCTCTACATGCTCTTGGAGCATATTTTGCTACAACCACAACTCCTTTGACTCCTTTGACGCCTCCTCCCAAGAAACTATTGGCAATTGGTGGTGATAAAGGAAATGCATGGGACGATAATGCTTACGATGGTGTTAAAAAAGTGTACGTAGGACAAGCCCAAGATGGTGTATCTGTCGTTAAGTTCGTGTACGACAAAGACGCTCAGGATATTGTCGGAGGTGAACATGGAAAGAGTACCTTACTTGGATTCGAGGAGGTacttagattttattttatatcaaaatatattttatatttaacaataaaagaaaaacaattagcGATGAGCATATTGGTTTATATTATTTGG TTCAAGACTAATAAGAAAACGTCTTCTCCCTTTGGACTTGAAGCTGGCACAGCCTTCGCACTCAAAGAGGAAGGCCACAAGATCGTCGGGTTCCATGGAAAAGCCAGCGAGTTGCTTCATCAGTTTGGAGTCCATGTTATGCCGATCACCAACTGA